The window CTACATCAGGTAAAGAACCCCTTAACCATGCATCTTAATTTAACATCTTCTGGGGAAAAACATAACAATGAGTCAAAAAAGTCTGCATAACTAACATGGAGGGTTCTTTTGCTGTCTCTCTTTCATACAAGCAGGTTCATTGGTAACATTGAATAtggtaaataaattaaatgTCACAATTATTGATCTGACCGTGGACAAATGCTAAAGTTTCATACAATTTATAGCTAATTAATGAACCCAAGTATTAGAATCTTCAtatagagagaaaagagaggaatagAGGCAAAATAGTATTAAGTTACTACTACTAATTGGCATTGATATTGTATTTTCTTCCAAGAAAAGCAGACACCTCCCAAAGGCTTTTGTTCACATTATGGTCAGTTTTCTTTCCAGAGCTCTTTTGTATTTACAGGCATAGAGATCAACATTATCCCCAACAGACATCACTCTTCAATCATCATCCTTATCAcattgagagaaagagagagagagaggggggaggatGAATCAGTTCCTCATCATCCTAAGAGCCAGAGCTTGAAGCTCACCCAAGTCATTGGTGGACAATCTTTTCTTAGCACAAGGTTGGAAGGGTATATCATCTCTGTCCAGCATGTCCTGTATCACCATTCCATCACTACTCTGGTCCAGAAAGTCCAGGGAGCTCTGAGGTGTAAGGGAATGCATGTATGCCGGATAAGGGACCTGGGGAGACActtctccaccaccaccaccgactGGCCCGGCAGTCCTAGAAGGCCAATGGTTCTCTAATGACTTTGAACCAGCTGCAAGGTTGTGAGCCAGCTGAGCCTTAGCTTGAATCAATTGGGCTTGCAAGTACGCCACCTGAGAGTTTCAGCAAAAACcaaattcatcaaaatcaacTAGGAAGCAATCAAAGATTTCATTATTCATTGATAAGTAAGAACAAAACAGTGAAGGGAGAAGGTGACCCATGACCCACCTGTTGCTGAAGTGCAAAGATATGAGCAACACAACCATAGACAGGATCACGGATCCTGGCCTGAGCTTCATAGGCGATGGTGAAGACAGCTTCACATCGATCGGGGAGAGGAACATGTAACAAGAGCTTGGAGACATTACTAGCACCAAACACCTTGTGAATGGCAGCAAATCGAGCAGGGCCCTGCTCCGAGCAGAAGTAAGGAGCAAAGATGCAATCAGAAGCACATTTTCTCCTGAGGAACTTGCAGGCACCACAAGGAGACCCACTTCCTGCAGCCATGGCTAGCTACTCCTACTTCTAGAATGGagagaaacaagagagagagagagaaagacccAGAAAGGAATCCCTTTTTTTAACTCTAGTAGAAGAGCACACGCACACACAGCACAGAGGATTAGGAAGAGCCAAACCCCAGTAACCCACACGAGCCAACTAGGAAATGGTGCCCAACAAAAGGTGTGAGACGGGAAGGGAGGGGGGGGCCTCTGGCAGTCTGGACTTCAAGGTGGATTTACAAAAGACGGAGGGAGAGGGGAAAAGGGAAATTGGGTAAAGTGGGGTGTGGACTTTGGAACACAACTAGTGCTCAGCAATGGGGAAAGGATGAGTTATAAGGGAGTTGGATGGGGGACATGAGAGGTCTATGTGTTGGGTTCTTGGGGGACAGTTTGTAATGGTGAATATCCATAATCCCaatatttattaatttcttttaGAAGAggggttttctttgttttttctgcTTTTggagttgcagacttgcagtaGTTCGTGGCTCATATATTAAATGTTGAGTTTGATTTTGAGTCTTTGAAGATTAATAAACAAttctcttattattattgtcCGCCGAACGCCGCACCTGGGGACTGatgttctttgttttcttccctTGGAGTTTAATTTCCAAGTGCCAATCAAGgacagattttttttcttctttcacaaGAGCTCAGTCTTGAATGCATTTACAACGTAATAATACtgataaaaattattttttcaaatattttgttaTGTATGTTTTGAAATCTTGAGTCACCGATGGATTGGCCAGTTTTCACTCTGTGGCTTCTAAATCTTTGTGAGAAAGAGACCACTGCTTGTAATGACTCTGGTTTTTAGTGAATcttctttcaaccaaaaaaaaaaaaaaaaaaaaaaaaaaaaaaagaaatcttgtATCCAATTCGAAGAATGACTCACTCCAATATTTTTTGTGGCGATTCAAATTGAAACTTTTTCTGAGATATGTGATGGTAGTGGGTACTCGATGGATCGACTCGATCCAATATAGGAGTATTGATATTCTTTATCCGTCTTATTATAAAGATGATGTGAGACTATGGGGTTttcaatttagggtttctagaAGAGAGCAGTAGCGTtgtttttgggtgttcttgagagatctccattgtaactttctctGATTTATATAATGAAACATCTTTATCTTCGCTCGTACATGTAacacatcatattggtgtgtggACCACATTAAATCTATGTCATCTTGCTCTATTTTTCGTTTCTGTTTGTGTTTTGTTTGGAGTTTGTGTTGAGGATTGGTGTCTTGACTTTTGATGACTGGACTGCTATGTGGAACCATGTTAAATCTGTGTCACAGTAAATTTTCTGTATAGGGTTTCGATATAAACCTGTAACGAGAGTTCGTTCTCTGTAACGCAAATCTGAGAGAGGCGTGAGGAATGAGTGACTGTAACCCTAttttccattgatagtgaaacagatctcatctcatcatGAACGTAGACAACCTTGCCGaatcacgtaaatccttgtgcgCACTCTGTGATtgtgtttgctttttttttttcctttactttccTGCATCGTGTTCGAGTTCTACAGTTTGTTCTAACATATTTATTGTGAAATTATAAAAACCAGTCAATAAAAGTGTGAAAGCTGCAAATATAGTAAATGTGCGATGGGAATAGGTGAGCCTCCCTTTTCATTTTAATAAACAGGGCTTCTGTGTTTGGGGAATTGATATGTGATCGTCAAATGACAGGTTTCTACTTGGGTTTAGCCTTTGCAGGGTAAGGGTAGGGATGTAAAAGGATTAGATttggcttggatagtgctatatccgcatccacatccacatccaaTTAGCTTTCGAACACATTTGGAtaatgctaaacagatacggacacggatatggatcggatattttatccgtttacatgtaaatatagctttttggataactataatctatccgtatccgcatctgtttagctttcggacggattcggatagtgctaaacggatacggaaacagattttggctattcatttacatccctaggtaaGGGTGAAGCTATAGGCAACAAGGATTGGCAAGGCATAGCTTTATATTATTACCCAAGTCAGCCCCATACTTAACCGTACTTAATCGTGTTTGAAGGTGAAAGGTAGCTCAACAATTAGGATATGAATCAATCCAAGATTTAATGGTTTTAAACcaaaatacaacaacaaactcagccttatcccgaAAAATTATCGCCTGCAATTCCTTGCTCGGttcagttccctagtgcctatAATAAGAAGGGAGTGGACACCATCCGAGTAGAGTGTTTGGACAGAGGTGGAAAGGTCATtgcaccccccccccttgttaggggcactaggAGTACTGGATCGGGCAGGGAATTGCAGGGGTAAAAGATccgccttatcccaacttaatgggattgactacatggatccaaacaaaacaaaatatatgagaaatgaaaaatggacaatgacaaatgaaaggtggaaatgcaaagaaaaaaaaagaaacataggAATAAGAGGAACGAGTCACTGCCTAGCAAATTacgagaatctcagctaaatgaggtctgctacatggatccatgcTCCCCAATGGGCTTTATCCGATGTTATAcatggtacaagacctagactattcatgtcattcctcacaacttctcctatgatcattttaggccttgcccctacctcttttaagttttaactccttcaatcatatcactccttattGGGGCGTCCGTAGACCTCTGTAAAACAAGACCATCCCACCTCATACAACATTCTCAAAGTTTATCATTGATCTAGAcaactcccaaatcaactctaatatgTTAATTTCATATTTTATCCTTCCTCACATTTTCACACATCCATtttaaccaaaatcaaaccgattATTAATTTTAATGTTTCAAACGAAAATCAATCAGTAATTGCTTCACTTCTTAATCGGTTTTTCCTTTTACAGCTTCTTTCCTCTAGAGTTGAACAAATCTGAGAATTCTAACATTGCAAGAGTATGAAGGTCTATCGAGGTTAGAGAACAAGACAGAGAGGGtcaaaaccctctctctctctcgatcacTCGTTCTCATTCTCTCCTTGTCTTAAACTTCTTTCTTGTTGAGAAGTATTATAATATTTAATCGGTTTATCAATCTAACAGTTTAATTGATTTCACGGTTAAAAatgaaaaccaaaccaattattAGAATTTAATACCAAAACTACGATGATTATTAATTGAATAATAGCTCGATTATCCCTTGAGGACCAGAACCGGgtatttggattttggactgGAATcgaccccaaaataaaaatttaaaaattgacCAGACTGATTATTATTTGGTCGGTTTCAATCTTAGCCAAGAGGCTCATTACCTATTATGTGTATTTTGATTTGgaattgaaccaaaccgaatttaACCAGTCAGGACCAATTAGAATTGAAAATGGGTTTTTAATTTGCAAATTAAGGTTTTCCATTCGCTATTCACTTTCATGGGCCAAACAATAATGATATCATAATCATCTTTTTTCACCCTTGGAACCGATTAAGAACAGATTACCAGAACACAAGGATGAAAAAAgcgaaaaggaaaaaaaacaatcaTAATTTTGGTTTTGGTCCTGACATGTAGTCTATTATCTGGCCAAATTAGGTGGTTTTCCAATAATAGAACCAAACAGAAACAGAACTGATTGGAACCAAATGGCTGACACCTAAATCATGATTTATAGTTGGCATAACCTGGGATTTGATCCCCTCAATCAAATGAAGAGTTGGGTGTAGCCTGTAGGTGGGAATGCTTAACCATGTTTCCTTACTGGTATAATATGGTTGAGAGGCAGTCCCCTCAAAGCCTCTCTATGGCCCACAGCGCTTGTCCAGCATCGAACCCTGATTTGGTTATAATGAAAACCTACTTGAAACCCTTATAATTTTTGTTCTGATACTCAACCATCCTATCCCTTATATCATAGTAGTGAAAAGAATGAAATCTGTTAAACAAAGTATCTAATTCCATCTCCATTCCCTGAAGAGCCAAGAATACATAATTACATGAATTGTGCTTCACAATTACCCATAAAACAGAGTTTTGATAGATCTCCAGCTCCAGAGGCCTCCCAAAATGAGATCCTATCAACACTAAGATGCTCGCTATTTTCAAGAACACAAAACCCAAGCAGCAAAATGAAAAGGTACCATTACCTATACAAGGCCTAAACAGCAAAATGAAAAGGTACCATTACCTATACAAGGCAAAAACCTGGGAAGGAGCAAACATCACTTACCTTAGTTTCCTGCTCTCTTGTGGTGAAACCTCACCTTCAACAAGAACTGCAGCTTAACCTGGCAGTACCAATCTCTGATTCAGTGAAACCACAGACAACTTGTATGCTTggtaataaaaaacaaaaaacaaacaaccaACAACAACAGAGAGCATAAATTATGCATTGAACAAAAGTTTGATTATATAGCCTAGGAACCGTTGTTCTTGATTGGATGCTTTCCACATTCTGGACCCTGAGTCTACCATCTTATGGTCCCAGGGTGACAAATCCTGAGTTGGCAGTTGGCTCCATGattgaatataaataaagaatataaaGACCCTGTAAAATACCAACCTGAGATGTATCATAGACAATATATTCGTTATACATTAGCTCAGAAGACTTGACGTTCGATGGGACAGGTTTCCCACAAGGTACAACCACTTCATCTCGCCATTTCACATAATCTGATTCCTGAGGTTTCATCTTGCCAAGTCCCTTGGTTGAATGCTTTCCTTGTGGAGGTTTCTCAATATACTAAAAAACCAAAGTAACAGAAACTCAAAATATTAGAACAAACACTGAGGATGTGCCAAGTTTATTGAGTAAAAGTAGAGGTCATCTTAGATGCATAACATAATTTCAAACCCCATACAAGTGTTAGGAGACGGGCTAACAAAAGCAACACCACAAGCAAGTTTATACATTCCATCACAAAGGGAAAACAGTGTTTGTGGGCTCACCGATGCTTTCTTGAGTTTGTAGACCTCTCCCAAAGCCACTTCACTCAGAAGCATTAAACCAACTGGATTTTTTCTATCAGTAAAGCAGTACTGAGCGCTTTTGCTCACCAGGTCAGCGAAGTAAATCCCTTTGCCAAactatataaataaatatggaAACTGTTAGAGATTGTGTGCAAATGAACCCAGACCCATGTGAACCCACATCACCACACAcctaggaagagagagagagagagagagagagaaagagagagagagagagaaccatatAGCCAGTTGCAGGAGCTTCTGGGGGTGCTATTCGCAGTCCTTGGCTAAGGATACCCACAAAATTTGTCAGCCGGGAACCTGCAGACCATAAAACTAATAGTTACACTACTCTATTTTCCTTAATGTCCTAAGACACACagctaagccttatcccaacactATAACTCTGGTAGTGTTGTGAGATAAATAAGAGCCCAAGTCATGGTTTGGAGCCaatccctttttatttttaattattattttttttggggtggggcaAAAGAACAGACTCAATGCTCATAGTCATTGGCAAGCCGAACACAATATTCTCCATTAGAGTGTCTGATCATATCTTACCATGCCACAAGAGcattttattttgaagtttCTCTCTGTAGGGTGCATACTTATCaaattctccttctctttcaagCGTAAAAACATCTTCCAGTTCAAGGGTCCAATCCTGAGTGTTGACCACAATATTCAATCATGATGGATAAACAGCAACGAAAACATACCATCACACTGATAACAGCTACTTCAGTgctaaaataaccaaaaaagaCTCACCTTGTGTGTTGATGCATGAGTAGTGAGTAGATATTTTTCAACCAACCAATAATCTTCACTATCGTGAGGCAGTGGAGTAATATTGCACCTAAGCTTCATATATTTCTCATCGAGAGACTCATCATTATCAACATCAAAGCCAACTAGTCTGGAAGCTATTTCAATATCTTGAAGTGCTTCTAACATTTTCACCTAAAATacagaataaataataaaagaactGCATTAAGCATTCCCAATTTATTaaaatctaaaagaaacaaaattgcaACTGACATGGAGAGTCATAGCTCAAAACATATTTAAACAAATATGTTTCTTATGGATGCATATACAAACAAATCTTGTCCTGTAGATACCCAAGGCCAAGTAACTTTTTAGCAGATGAATGGTTCCATTATAGTAAATCTTAGTGAGCGTATTACCTTCACACATTGCATCATTTTCTTACATGTGCTGCTACTGCTAGTGTTTTCCTTTAGTTGCTATTTTGGGAATTGATCTGTAGTCTCAGTTCTGACCATCTGTTGTAActgagattttgagggtttCATATTGTGATAGTTAGCTACTGTTTTACATCAGTTGCACAGTATATTGGCCTATGAACATGGATGTCATTAGTCGCTAATTTGGACAGCAGGTTATCATTATAGTAACCTTATTGTTAATAAGTTGTATCAGTCTTGGTATTGCTACCTATTCTGTTAGTTTGATGTTCGGCTAATACTGGACTTTTGCTGCTGTTAAGAAGAGTTTTCCTAGCTGTAATTCAGTACCATCGATCCTAGGCTAGGGTTAGAGTCTTACTTACTGTTTAGTGGACTGTGACCCATCAGGCGGTGGCGTAAGTTGCAGCTGCTGCTTTCTGTTTTCCTTCTAGCCACCTAACTGAATGCCATCTCAATACCAAAGTCATATCGAGCTATATCGACCCAAGCCCCTTGTTGGGTCGTGTTGCGGTGAAATCCGAACTGACATCCACTTGGCGGAGCTGACCTGCACAAGTAGACAACATTAGACAAAGGAGTGCCAGCCTGAACCGGTTAGTAtgctccgatgcctaagtcagatctctgCAACAGATAAAGAACTCAAACCCAAAGAGTAGGAAGTGAGAGACCCTTTTATCTGGGGTAGGCGTTGCTATTTATAGGGTCGAGATAGTAGATCAATGTATGATTTTCTAGTTCGGGGACGGTAAAGATCATCTCATGCAGCAGTAGGTGTCACTTCTGGGAAGAGACACCCGTCGGGTAGAGTCATACGTAAAGCGTGACCTTAACTGGCTTAGGTTCTGCCCAGGTTAACTTATCACATGGGTTTACTTGCTTGCCGCACAAGTTTTAGGGTTTGTCTGAGTGAACTAGGCCGATTCCTGACCTTAATCTCCTGGTCGACTTGGTAATTGGTTCCGAAGTAGTTTGTTTGGGTATATGTCCGATATCCAATACGAGTACCGGGTACGACATAGTTTGGTTCATCCACGTTCATATGGTTCAGCCCGGGTCGGGCCATCGGTTCGGCCATTCCTTCTTCTAGCCACGTGTCACATGGGGATTGGTTGGACACAATATGGTTCATCATAGGCCCCCCCACTCTCGTGAGGAGATTTATCGGCTGACAAGAGTAAGGTCAGGTCGTGGGACTCTGTTCTCCGTAATTCATGAAGGTCTTTGGATCATGCTTTATCTCAACTTGGTAATCTCTGAACGTGATCAAATCCGTCCATATCAACTCTCGTTAGATGTGTCAGTTGCATTAAATGCGCCTCCGTACATTCTCGGGAAGGTGGATCGTTTGTCAGTCGGCGCTTAATGGGACTCTAGCACGCGGCAGTTGTTATCATGAGGTCTCAGGTAGATGAATAGTTGCATAATCTCCACCATTGATTTCGATTGATCTGGACTGTCCAAACGCCTCGCCTTCCTGTTCAGAaatcctataaataggtgacccATTTTCACCATTTTCTTATCCTACGTTTCGTGTGAGATTGTCATCCCGTTCAGCTTGGTTTTTCTTGATTCGGCTCAGGTTGGATTCAAGACGCTCTTCCAGAAGCAGAAGAATCAGTAAGTCATCGTCACTCTCCTAGTCATAACATCGGGTATTTCCGGAACGAGTGATTTTGATCCCGTTCCCATAAAAGGTGATGTAGAAGGTTTTAGTGAGGGTAGTGATCCCGAGACTCTTTAGTATGTTATATTCTTAtatggggtgctgttctctgtgctgcagcgcaggctgcgcccaggcacatgggggtgggtatATATGTTGGTATTATGGTACGATACCGGTATTCAGTAATTCGGTACAAAATCAGTATGTACTGCTGGTATCAACCtccataccgataccgtaccgtaccgaGTATTAGGgatataaacggatcggattcggctcggttACGGATCAGATGTGATCAGATATGGATATTCTTTGGctgaatacggatacctctaaacggattcggatgcggatcttTGGATTTTTTACCATCTGTTTACAtttctgccttgtgtaacccggaccttcctcccccctagcggatacaagtCACTcccaatccatatctcttagatcatgattcttttttcctcattctaaaacttgttgaatcttcaaaaatcctcaagatcattatttacttaattttttattataaagtattcggattttttttcggatggatttttatcggagtattcggatttttttccagatatctctaaacgaatacagatgtccctaaacggagaCGGATGCGGactcggatttcggttatccactCACATCCCTACCGAGTATGGTACCATTTTCCCATACCGGTACCGTATCGAATACAATTCGGTACGGTTCGGTaccaaattgacatccttactATCACGTACCGAACTCTCCTGAGGAACCCTTATATCCGGCAAAACATCACAAGCACCGGCTGAAGAAATATCCAACACACCAGCCACATTCAACCTGAAGCTGTGCTCATTAGGGATCACCAGCGCCCTTCCATCCACACCCAAAACATTCCGAGGTTCCATCAAACCCAGACCCGCAGCCTCAAATTCGATTACAAGTGCCTCAACTCCAATATCCGCAGATGAACCATCCCTACCAGAAACACGAGGTGCTTTGGTCTCCAAACTCTCTTGAAACGCCCATCCCTATCATTGACAAAAGTTGAACCAGGAATATTAGTATGCACTGCATTATCTTCAACTGCTACCTAGCAAGAACCAGATCTATGGCCATATCTTCGACATATAGAGCACCAAGAGGGAGGATCTTCGTCGATGACAAACAGTTTGAACGAGAAAATTTCTTTCAAGACTCGCTGCCCTATTAACATATATCTCGTTCACCCTAGGCAAAGAATCATCAATATCAAAACGCCCGAGCAAAGTACCCAAAGTACTAGTTCTTCATTTTCCTGTCAATAGAAACTGGTCTGCCAACCGCCTTGCCAATGAAAGCaatatttcttgatttcttcatGCCAATATTCTTCAGGCAGATCAGGAAACCGGATCCACGTCAAGCGATTGGTAATGATCTGATCATTAACATTGAAAGCAGATTTCCATAGCTAAAACTGCAAAAGTTGTCCTTTGACTCGATCAGGCCCCCTTCTCCATATTAAGGCCATATCCGATTCAGAAGAGAATCGAAAGAGAACGAATACCTTCCCCAACGATTTCAACTCCACCGATTCTTGTAGCACCCAAGAATCCTTAACATATTTTGGAAGCCCATCCATTGATAACGTTTAAAATTGACTCTTCCAATTGATCTTCATAAGCAGCCTGAGGAATTTTGATCGAGTTAAAGATCCAACCTTAACCGGCATCAGAAGCATATCCACCATAGGGAGCGAAGGCCTACCCACTACCTCTGCAAAAGATCTCCCCTCTGGAGCAGGGTAAGAGATTGGATAAGATGCCTCATTCGGCCGACTTGATGTTGCACCCGATCTACTATGATCAATAACCAGATTTTTGGAATAAAGGAAAAGAGACTCACCTACCAGGAATAGATCAGCAATCCATCTCACACACACCCGATCAGAAAGACCTCCATCAGATCCAAGAACAGACAAGCAGCGTCCCCTTCCaccatagttcaagatctcagcgagattTCGCTTTTAACTCGATCTCATAGGATCTCGAGACGAAACGCTATGCGATACACAAATATGTCATTATCTCACTCAAGATCTcggtatctcgccgagatctcaagCTATTTCTCATTTCGGTTTGACTCGATAGAATCAGAAAGCCCATAATACACCATAACTCGACTCGCTCTCGCCTGTCTCGCCTCTGTGAAGGGGAAACTCCATCTTTGggtcattttttcatttcttttggcaaATCACACCTCCAACACCTCATCAAAGCTTGATTCATTAAAGATTGAAGCTGCTAATC is drawn from Telopea speciosissima isolate NSW1024214 ecotype Mountain lineage chromosome 1, Tspe_v1, whole genome shotgun sequence and contains these coding sequences:
- the LOC122660531 gene encoding LOB domain-containing protein 16-like; amino-acid sequence: MAAGSGSPCGACKFLRRKCASDCIFAPYFCSEQGPARFAAIHKVFGASNVSKLLLHVPLPDRCEAVFTIAYEAQARIRDPVYGCVAHIFALQQQVAYLQAQLIQAKAQLAHNLAAGSKSLENHWPSRTAGPVGGGGGEVSPQVPYPAYMHSLTPQSSLDFLDQSSDGMVIQDMLDRDDIPFQPCAKKRLSTNDLGELQALALRMMRN